In Streptomyces sp. 71268, the DNA window GGGCCCGACGTTCTGGCAGATGCGCGACTACCCGATGTGGCCCACGGCGCTGACCGTGACCTTCGTCTACGGGCTGCTCGCGGTCTTCGGTTTCGACCAGGCGCGCGAGGAGGTGCTGAACGCCTCGCTGTCCAACAGCATCCCGTGGATGCTGAGCACCGCGGTCGCGGTCGTGCTGAGCGGCCTGATCCTGGGCGCGGTCACCCACACCCTCGCCCGCCAACTCGGCGGCGACGGCGCCTGGGCGCCGACCATCGGCCTGTCGATGCTGATCACCTCCATCACGGACGCGCCACGCCTGCTGTTCGCGATGTTCCTGGGCGGCGACAGCACCCTGGTGCAGCTCCTGGGCTGGGCGACCTGGCTCGCGGCGGGCGCGCTGTTCACGTCGATGGTGAGCAAGTCGCACGACCTGCCCTGGCCCAAGGCCCTGGGCGCCAGCGCGATCCAGCTCGTCGCGCTGCTGTCCATCATCAAACTGGGCACGCTGTAGGGCGCGACGGCCCCACCCACACCACCAGGGGCCCGGAACCGCGACGGTCGTCGCGTGTTCCGGGCCCCTGGTGGTGGCCGGTCTCGGGTGTGCGGACGGCTCAGGCGTCGAGCACCTGTCCGTCGCGGCGGACCACCGGCGGCTCGACCGACCAGGGGAAGTTGATCCACTGGTCGGTGCGCTTCCACACGTACTCGCACTTCACCAGCGACTGCCTCTTCTCGTAGATCACCGCGCTGCGCACCTCGGCGACGGTGCCCACGCAGAAGTCGTGCACCAGCTTGAGCGTCTTCCCGGTGTCGGCGACGTCGTCGGCGATGAGCACCTTCTTGTCGGAGAAGTCGATGGCGTTGGGCACCGGCGCGAGCATGACCGGCATCTCCAGCGTGGTGCCGATGCCGGTGTAGAACTCCACGTTCACCAGGTGGATGTTCTTGCAGTCCAGCGCGTAGGCGAGGCCGCCGGCGACGAACACGCCGCCGCGCGCGATGGAGAGCACTATGTCCGGCTCGTACCCGTCGTCCGCGATCGTCTGCGCCAACTCCCGGATCGCCCGACCGAACAGGTCGTACGTCAGGTTCTCCCGCACCGCACTCATCTCACTTCGCCCCGCTGTCTCTCGTAACTCCCTGGCCGCGCGACCGCCCCGCCCCGAACCCCGAGGCCAGGACCGCGCCGCCGCACCACCGCACCACCAGACCGCTCAGACCGTGGTCCGGTGGAAGTTTATGAAGGAGCGCGACGGGGTGGGCCCGCGCTGCCCCTGGTAACGCGACCCGTACCGCTCGGAACCGTACGGGTGCTCGGCCGGCGAGGTCAGCCGGAACATGCACAACTGGCCGATCTTCATCCCCGGCCACAGCTTGATCGGCAGCGTCGCGACGTTCGACAGCTCCAGCGTCACGTGCCCGGAGAACCCGGGGT includes these proteins:
- a CDS encoding phosphoribosyltransferase, with product MSAVRENLTYDLFGRAIRELAQTIADDGYEPDIVLSIARGGVFVAGGLAYALDCKNIHLVNVEFYTGIGTTLEMPVMLAPVPNAIDFSDKKVLIADDVADTGKTLKLVHDFCVGTVAEVRSAVIYEKRQSLVKCEYVWKRTDQWINFPWSVEPPVVRRDGQVLDA